One window of the Mycobacterium haemophilum DSM 44634 genome contains the following:
- the ipdE1 gene encoding acyl-CoA dehydrogenase IpdE1 produces the protein MQDVEEFRAEVRGWLADNLVGDFAALKGLGGPGREHEAFEERRVWNQHLAAAGLTCLGWPVEHGGRGLPTAHRVAFYEEYARADAPAKVNHFGEELLGPTLIAFGTPEQQQRFLPRILDITELWCQGYSEPGAGSDLANVSTTAELDGDQWVINGQKVWTSLAHLSQWCFVIARTEKGSKRHAGLSYLLVPLDQPGVQIRPIVQITGTSEFNEVFFDDARTDASMVVGQPGDGWRVAMGTLTFERGVSTLGQQIVYARELSRLVELAQRNGAADDPFIRERLTRAWAGLRAMRCYALATLEGPAGGGQPGQDNVSKLLWANWHRDLGELAMDVIGKPGITLADGEMDEWQRLFLFTRADTIYGGSNEIQRNIIAERVLGLPREVKG, from the coding sequence ATGCAGGATGTCGAGGAGTTCCGGGCGGAGGTCCGCGGTTGGCTCGCCGACAATCTGGTGGGCGACTTCGCAGCACTGAAGGGGCTCGGCGGGCCGGGACGCGAGCACGAGGCGTTCGAGGAACGTCGGGTCTGGAACCAGCATCTGGCGGCGGCCGGACTGACGTGTCTGGGGTGGCCGGTCGAACACGGCGGGCGGGGCCTGCCGACCGCACACCGGGTGGCGTTCTATGAGGAGTATGCCCGCGCCGACGCGCCGGCCAAGGTTAACCACTTTGGCGAGGAGCTGCTAGGGCCAACGCTGATCGCATTCGGAACGCCCGAGCAACAGCAGCGCTTCCTGCCGCGCATCCTCGATATCACCGAGCTGTGGTGCCAAGGATATTCAGAACCCGGCGCCGGCAGTGACCTGGCGAATGTGTCGACTACGGCCGAGCTTGATGGCGATCAATGGGTGATCAACGGTCAGAAAGTCTGGACGTCCTTGGCGCACCTGTCGCAATGGTGCTTCGTGATCGCGCGCACCGAGAAGGGCTCCAAGCGGCACGCCGGGCTGTCGTATCTGCTGGTGCCGCTGGACCAGCCCGGCGTCCAGATCCGGCCAATCGTCCAGATCACTGGTACCTCGGAGTTCAACGAGGTGTTTTTCGACGACGCCCGCACCGACGCCAGCATGGTGGTCGGCCAGCCGGGTGATGGCTGGCGGGTCGCGATGGGCACCTTGACTTTCGAGCGCGGCGTCTCGACTCTAGGGCAGCAAATCGTCTATGCCCGTGAGCTTTCCAGGCTGGTCGAGCTGGCACAGCGCAACGGCGCCGCCGATGACCCGTTCATCCGGGAGCGGCTGACCCGGGCCTGGGCCGGGTTGCGCGCGATGCGTTGCTATGCCCTGGCCACCTTGGAAGGGCCAGCCGGCGGTGGTCAGCCGGGTCAAGACAACGTGTCAAAGCTGCTGTGGGCCAATTGGCACCGCGATTTGGGTGAGTTGGCGATGGATGTGATCGGCAAGCCCGGTATAACCTTGGCCGACGGCGAGATGGACGAATGGCAGCG
- the fadD3 gene encoding 3-((3aS,4S,7aS)-7a-methyl-1,5-dioxo-octahydro-1H-inden-4-yl)propanoate--CoA ligase FadD3 gives MTSGPHTVPAALDRFARELPDHDALITDDRCFTAAALRDEVYQAAAALIALGVAPGDRVAIWSPNTWHWVVACLAIHHAGATLVPVNTRYTAEEAADILARTGALVLFAMGQFLDADRVARLDRAALPALRHIVRVPVEANDGTWDDFMAQGREPGAVAARAAAVAPDDVSDILFTSGTTGRSKGVLCAHRQSLSGSAAWAACGEITSADRYLCINPFFHNFGYKAGILACLQTGATLIPHPTFDPLRTLQAIEQQRITVLPGPPTIYQSLLDHPARGDYDLSSLRFAVTGAATVPVVLVERMQSELDIDIVLTAYGLTEANGMGTMCRADDNAVTVATTCGRPFADFELRIDSAAAGEAGEVLLRGPNVMLGYLDDPEATAAAIDADGWLHTGDIGAVDVAGNLRITDRLKDMYICGGFNVYPAEVEQVLARMDGVADVAVVGVPDQRLGEVGRAFVVARRGSTLDEQAVIAYTREHLANFKAPRSVQFVDALPRNAGGKVIKPQLRGLA, from the coding sequence ATGACGAGCGGTCCCCACACCGTGCCGGCGGCGCTGGATCGTTTCGCGCGCGAGCTTCCCGACCACGACGCGTTGATCACCGACGACCGGTGTTTTACGGCAGCCGCCCTGCGCGACGAGGTATACCAAGCCGCCGCGGCACTGATCGCGCTCGGCGTCGCGCCCGGCGACCGGGTCGCGATCTGGTCGCCCAACACCTGGCACTGGGTGGTGGCGTGTCTGGCGATCCACCACGCCGGTGCCACGCTGGTGCCCGTCAACACCCGTTACACCGCCGAGGAAGCCGCCGACATCCTCGCTCGCACCGGTGCGCTGGTGTTGTTCGCGATGGGTCAGTTCCTCGACGCCGACCGGGTTGCCCGTCTGGACCGCGCCGCATTGCCGGCGTTGCGGCACATCGTCCGGGTGCCGGTAGAGGCGAACGACGGAACCTGGGACGACTTCATGGCCCAGGGCCGCGAACCGGGTGCCGTCGCGGCACGCGCTGCCGCCGTCGCGCCCGACGACGTCAGCGACATCCTGTTCACCTCCGGCACCACCGGCCGCAGCAAGGGCGTACTGTGCGCGCACCGACAATCGCTGTCGGGCTCGGCGGCGTGGGCTGCCTGCGGCGAAATCACCAGCGCCGACCGCTACCTATGCATCAACCCGTTCTTTCACAACTTCGGCTACAAAGCCGGCATCCTGGCCTGCCTGCAGACCGGCGCGACGCTGATCCCGCATCCGACGTTCGATCCACTACGCACGCTGCAGGCGATCGAGCAACAGCGCATTACCGTGTTGCCCGGGCCGCCCACCATCTACCAAAGCCTGCTCGACCACCCGGCCCGCGGTGACTACGACCTGAGCTCGCTGCGGTTCGCGGTGACCGGGGCGGCCACCGTGCCGGTGGTGCTGGTGGAACGTATGCAGTCCGAACTCGACATTGACATTGTGTTGACCGCCTACGGTCTGACTGAGGCCAACGGTATGGGAACCATGTGCCGCGCCGACGACAACGCGGTAACGGTCGCCACCACCTGCGGCCGCCCGTTCGCCGACTTCGAATTGCGCATCGACTCGGCCGCCGCCGGAGAGGCCGGTGAAGTGCTGCTGCGCGGGCCAAACGTCATGCTGGGCTACCTGGACGACCCGGAAGCGACTGCCGCGGCTATCGATGCCGACGGCTGGCTGCACACCGGCGATATCGGAGCCGTCGATGTGGCCGGCAACTTGCGAATTACCGACCGTCTCAAGGACATGTACATCTGCGGCGGATTCAACGTCTACCCCGCCGAAGTCGAACAGGTACTGGCCCGGATGGACGGGGTGGCCGACGTCGCGGTCGTCGGAGTTCCCGACCAGCGCCTGGGCGAGGTCGGCCGGGCGTTCGTGGTCGCCCGGCGAGGCTCGACACTTGACGAGCAAGCTGTGATCGCTTACACCCGTGAACATTTGGCGAACTTCAAGGCACCGCGGTCAGTACAGTTCGTCGATGCGTTGCCGCGCAATGCCGGCGGCAAGGTGATCAAACCACAACTGCGAGGGCTGGCTTGA
- a CDS encoding acyl-CoA dehydrogenase family protein, which yields MDLELDEETLAFQAEVRDFLSANAKSIPTMSYDNAEGFAQHRRWDRVLFDAGLSVITWPKKYGGRDAPLLHWVVFEEEYFRAGAPGRASANGTSMLAPTLFAHGTQEQLDRILLKMASGEQIWAQAWSEPEAGSDLASLRSAATKTDGGWLLNGQKIWSSRAPFAEMGFGLFRSDPAAERHNGLTYFMFDLKAEGITVRPIVQLGGDTGFGEIFFDDVFVPDIDVIGTPNDGWRAAMSTSSNERGMSLRSPARFLAAAERLVQLWKDNGSPAVFADRVADVWIKAQAYRLQTFGTVTRLAAGGELGAESSVTKVFWSDLDVQLHQTALDLLGADGELAGPWTEGLLFALGGPIYAGTNEIQRNIISERLLGLPREKKG from the coding sequence ATGGACCTGGAACTAGACGAAGAGACACTAGCCTTCCAGGCCGAGGTGCGGGACTTTCTGTCGGCCAACGCCAAGTCGATCCCGACGATGTCCTACGACAACGCCGAAGGTTTCGCGCAACACCGTCGTTGGGACCGGGTACTGTTTGACGCGGGCCTGTCGGTGATCACTTGGCCGAAGAAGTACGGCGGCCGTGACGCGCCACTACTGCACTGGGTGGTGTTCGAAGAGGAATACTTCCGCGCCGGAGCGCCCGGCCGGGCCAGCGCCAACGGCACCTCGATGCTGGCACCGACGTTGTTCGCGCACGGTACCCAGGAGCAACTGGACCGGATACTGCTCAAAATGGCTAGCGGAGAACAGATCTGGGCCCAAGCGTGGTCGGAGCCCGAAGCCGGCAGCGACCTGGCGTCACTGCGGTCCGCCGCAACCAAGACGGACGGTGGCTGGCTGCTCAACGGGCAGAAAATCTGGAGTTCGCGGGCACCGTTTGCCGAGATGGGATTCGGCCTGTTTCGATCCGACCCCGCAGCGGAGCGCCATAACGGGCTGACATATTTCATGTTCGACCTGAAGGCCGAAGGCATCACGGTGCGGCCCATCGTCCAACTTGGCGGCGACACCGGCTTCGGTGAAATCTTCTTCGACGACGTCTTCGTCCCCGACATCGACGTCATCGGCACCCCGAACGACGGTTGGCGCGCGGCCATGAGCACGTCGAGCAACGAGCGCGGAATGTCGCTGCGCAGCCCGGCCCGCTTCCTGGCCGCCGCAGAACGATTGGTGCAGCTGTGGAAAGACAACGGCTCACCCGCAGTCTTCGCCGACCGCGTCGCCGATGTTTGGATCAAGGCGCAGGCCTACCGACTACAAACCTTCGGAACGGTAACCAGGCTGGCTGCCGGCGGGGAGCTGGGGGCGGAATCCTCGGTGACCAAAGTGTTCTGGTCCGACCTCGATGTGCAGCTGCATCAGACCGCGCTCGACCTCCTGGGCGCCGACGGCGAGCTTGCCGGGCCGTGGACCGAGGGCCTGCTGTTCGCACTGGGCGGCCCGATCTACGCCGGTACCAACGAAATCCAGCGCAACATCATCTCGGAGCGGCTATTAGGCCTGCCTCGAGAAAAGAAGGGGTAG
- a CDS encoding acyl-CoA dehydrogenase family protein: MYFALDQQQRDFAASIDAALGTSDLPGAVRAWSAGDVAPGRKVWEQLANLGVTALAVPEKFDGIDAHPVDLVVALERLGYWCVPGPVTESIAVAPVLLADDGRSAGLASGELIATVSLPPQVPYAVDADTAALVLVVDGSDVSAAEAGECHQSVDPSRRLYEVAATGALWHADIQRAYEFGALATAAQLVGAAEAMLDAAVDYAKQRTQFGRVIGSYQAIKHKLADVHIAIELARPLVYGAALSLQPRDVSAAKVATGEAAMLAARSSLQTHGAIGFTQEHDLSLLLLRVQALRSAWGTPEAHRRRVLEALS; encoded by the coding sequence GTGTATTTCGCACTAGATCAACAGCAGCGCGACTTTGCGGCCAGCATTGACGCGGCGCTAGGCACCTCGGATCTGCCCGGCGCGGTCCGTGCTTGGTCCGCGGGCGATGTCGCACCCGGCCGCAAGGTGTGGGAGCAGTTGGCCAATCTCGGCGTCACCGCGCTAGCCGTACCGGAGAAGTTCGACGGCATCGACGCTCACCCGGTCGACCTCGTGGTTGCGCTGGAACGTCTCGGTTACTGGTGCGTGCCAGGCCCGGTCACCGAATCCATCGCCGTCGCACCGGTTTTGCTCGCCGACGATGGGCGTAGCGCCGGACTGGCTTCCGGTGAGCTGATCGCCACCGTCTCGCTGCCGCCGCAGGTGCCTTACGCAGTCGACGCCGACACCGCCGCGCTGGTGCTGGTGGTAGACGGAAGCGACGTCAGCGCGGCCGAAGCCGGCGAGTGCCACCAATCCGTCGACCCCAGCCGTCGCCTATATGAGGTAGCGGCCACCGGCGCACTGTGGCACGCAGATATCCAGCGCGCCTACGAGTTCGGGGCGCTGGCCACCGCCGCGCAACTGGTGGGTGCCGCCGAGGCGATGCTGGACGCCGCCGTCGACTACGCCAAGCAGCGGACACAGTTCGGCCGGGTGATCGGCTCGTATCAGGCAATCAAGCACAAGCTCGCCGACGTGCACATCGCGATCGAGTTGGCCCGACCGCTGGTTTACGGAGCGGCGCTGTCGTTGCAACCGCGCGACGTCAGCGCCGCCAAAGTGGCTACGGGCGAGGCGGCAATGCTGGCAGCACGGTCGTCATTGCAGACCCACGGCGCCATCGGGTTCACTCAAGAGCACGACCTATCGCTGTTGCTGCTACGGGTACAAGCTTTGCGCTCCGCCTGGGGTACGCCCGAGGCACACCGACGCCGGGTACTGGAGGCGCTCTCATGA
- a CDS encoding acyl-CoA dehydrogenase family protein, whose amino-acid sequence MTEEREMLRETVAALVAKHANPEAVRAAMESDRGYDESLWQLLCEQVGAAALVIPEELGGAGGELADAATVLQELGRALVPSPLLGTTLAELALLATPEPEAQALAALTRLAGGSSIGALVLDADYVINGDIADVVIAAPESPGGQLTWWARFSAEPVATMDPTRRLARVRPEETRVIATDPGLADSAAILLAAEQIGAAERCLDLTVEYAKSRVQFGRPIGSFQALKHRMADLYVAIATARAVVADACNTPTPTNAATARLAASEALCTVAAEGIQLHGGIAITWEHDMHLYFKRAHASAQLLGSPRALLRRLESEVIQ is encoded by the coding sequence ATGACCGAAGAACGAGAGATGTTGCGAGAGACCGTGGCCGCCTTGGTAGCCAAGCATGCCAACCCCGAGGCCGTGCGTGCCGCGATGGAATCGGACCGCGGCTACGACGAGTCGCTATGGCAGTTGCTGTGCGAGCAGGTCGGCGCGGCGGCGCTGGTGATACCCGAGGAGTTGGGCGGAGCCGGTGGCGAACTAGCGGATGCCGCAACGGTTTTGCAGGAGCTGGGCCGCGCGTTGGTGCCCTCTCCCCTGCTGGGCACGACGTTGGCAGAGCTGGCGCTGCTGGCCACACCCGAGCCGGAGGCCCAGGCTCTGGCAGCACTGACCCGCCTAGCTGGGGGTAGCTCGATAGGTGCGCTGGTGCTCGATGCCGACTACGTCATTAACGGCGACATCGCCGACGTCGTCATCGCTGCCCCGGAAAGTCCAGGCGGTCAGCTGACCTGGTGGGCCCGATTCAGCGCAGAGCCCGTCGCCACCATGGACCCCACGCGCAGGCTGGCCCGCGTTCGGCCCGAAGAAACCCGAGTCATAGCGACCGACCCGGGCCTCGCGGACAGCGCCGCAATCCTGCTGGCGGCCGAGCAGATCGGCGCCGCCGAACGCTGTCTGGACCTGACCGTCGAATACGCCAAGAGCCGGGTTCAATTCGGCCGTCCGATCGGCAGCTTTCAAGCACTCAAGCATCGGATGGCCGATCTGTACGTCGCAATCGCGACGGCCCGCGCGGTCGTCGCCGATGCGTGCAACACACCCACGCCCACCAACGCCGCCACTGCGCGCCTGGCGGCCAGCGAAGCGTTGTGTACCGTGGCCGCCGAAGGCATCCAGCTGCACGGCGGCATCGCGATCACCTGGGAACACGACATGCACTTGTATTTCAAACGCGCACATGCCAGCGCACAGCTGCTCGGCTCGCCGCGCGCGCTGCTGCGCCGACTGGAATCGGAAGTGATCCAGTAA
- a CDS encoding pyridoxal phosphate-dependent aminotransferase, which translates to MNAHVALRAGIPPFYVMDVWLAAAERQRSHADLVNLSAGQPSVGAPEPVRAAAAAALHLNQLSYSVALGIPELRAAIAADYQRQHGIDVESDAVVVTTGSSGGFLLAFLACFDVGDRVALASPGYPCYRNILSALGCEVVDIQCGPETRFQPTAQMLDELDPPVQGVIVASPANPTGTVIPPAELAAIASWCEASGVRLISDEVYHGLVYAGAPQTSCAWQASRNAVVVNSFSKYYAMTGWRLGWLLVPPELRRAVNCLTGNFTICPPVLSQIAAVAAFTPEATAEADGNLHHYSVNRSLLLDGLRGIGINRLAPVDGAFYVYADVSDFTNDSLTFCSKLLADTGVAIAPGIDFDTTRGGSFVRLSFAGPTTDIEECLRRIGPWLATR; encoded by the coding sequence ATGAATGCTCATGTCGCACTACGCGCCGGCATCCCGCCGTTCTATGTGATGGATGTTTGGCTGGCGGCAGCAGAGCGCCAACGTAGCCATGCAGATCTGGTGAATCTGTCGGCGGGCCAGCCCAGTGTCGGCGCTCCCGAGCCCGTTCGCGCCGCGGCGGCGGCCGCCCTGCATCTCAACCAGCTGAGTTACAGTGTCGCGCTGGGTATCCCGGAACTGCGCGCTGCGATCGCCGCGGACTACCAGCGCCAACACGGAATCGACGTCGAGTCCGACGCGGTGGTGGTCACCACGGGTTCCTCGGGCGGGTTCTTGCTAGCCTTCCTGGCTTGTTTTGACGTGGGTGATCGAGTGGCGTTGGCCAGTCCCGGCTATCCGTGCTATCGGAACATTTTGTCGGCGTTGGGATGTGAGGTGGTGGACATTCAATGCGGACCCGAGACGCGATTTCAGCCCACCGCGCAGATGCTCGACGAACTCGACCCGCCGGTGCAAGGCGTCATCGTCGCCAGCCCGGCCAATCCCACCGGGACGGTCATCCCACCTGCGGAGCTGGCGGCGATCGCGTCCTGGTGTGAGGCCTCCGGGGTTCGACTGATCAGCGATGAGGTGTACCACGGTCTGGTTTACGCTGGAGCGCCGCAGACCAGCTGCGCTTGGCAAGCGTCACGAAATGCTGTGGTGGTCAACAGTTTTTCCAAGTATTACGCGATGACGGGCTGGCGGCTGGGCTGGCTGCTGGTGCCACCCGAGCTGCGCCGGGCAGTGAACTGCCTGACGGGTAACTTCACTATCTGCCCGCCCGTGCTGTCGCAGATCGCGGCGGTGGCGGCCTTCACCCCCGAGGCAACCGCGGAAGCCGACGGCAATCTGCACCACTACAGCGTCAACCGCTCGCTGCTGCTCGACGGTCTGCGCGGAATTGGCATCAACCGGCTGGCACCCGTCGACGGTGCGTTCTACGTCTACGCCGACGTCTCGGACTTCACCAACGACTCGCTGACGTTCTGCTCAAAGTTGCTGGCCGACACCGGTGTTGCTATCGCGCCGGGCATCGACTTCGATACCACGCGCGGCGGTTCGTTCGTCCGGCTGTCGTTCGCTGGACCGACGACCGACATCGAAGAGTGTCTTCGGCGAATCGGGCCCTGGCTTGCGACTCGGTAA
- a CDS encoding arylamine N-acetyltransferase family protein translates to MTVDLAGYFDRINYRGATAPNLDLLQDLVTAHTRTVPFENLDPLLGVPVDDLSPDSLTDKLVYRRRGGYCYEHNGLMGYVLAELGFRVRRLTGRVVWMAAPDAPPPAQTHTVLAVTFPGAQGSYLVDTGFGGQTPTSPLRLEAGSVQQTTHEPYRLEDRGDGLVLQALVRGEWQALYEFTTQTRPQIDLKVGSWFVSTHPSSHFVTSLTAAIVTDDGRWNLSGRNLAIHRDSGTEKIRLDDAAAVVDTLRDRFGINVADVGERNVLEARIDTILDT, encoded by the coding sequence ATGACAGTGGATCTGGCTGGATACTTCGACCGCATCAACTATCGTGGCGCGACTGCGCCCAACCTGGATCTCCTGCAGGATTTGGTGACTGCTCACACTCGAACCGTTCCGTTCGAGAACCTGGATCCGTTGCTGGGAGTGCCCGTCGACGACCTGAGTCCAGATAGCCTCACCGACAAGCTGGTTTACCGGCGCCGGGGTGGCTATTGCTACGAGCACAACGGGCTGATGGGCTATGTGTTGGCAGAACTCGGCTTTCGGGTGCGGCGCTTGACCGGTCGGGTGGTCTGGATGGCTGCGCCGGATGCGCCGCCGCCGGCGCAGACGCACACCGTATTGGCAGTGACATTCCCCGGCGCCCAGGGGTCCTATCTGGTGGATACGGGCTTCGGCGGCCAGACGCCGACTTCACCCCTTCGTCTGGAAGCCGGCAGTGTCCAGCAGACGACGCATGAACCGTACCGACTTGAGGACCGGGGCGACGGGCTGGTGCTGCAGGCCTTGGTTCGTGGTGAGTGGCAGGCGCTCTACGAATTCACCACGCAGACCAGGCCGCAGATCGATCTGAAGGTGGGAAGCTGGTTTGTCTCCACCCACCCCTCGTCACACTTTGTGACTAGCCTGACCGCTGCAATAGTTACCGATGACGGACGGTGGAACTTATCTGGCCGGAACCTGGCCATCCACCGTGACAGCGGGACGGAGAAAATCCGCCTCGACGACGCGGCCGCGGTTGTCGACACCCTGCGTGATCGGTTCGGCATCAATGTGGCAGATGTCGGCGAGCGCAATGTCCTTGAAGCACGCATCGATACGATCCTCGACACCTAG
- a CDS encoding sugar porter family MFS transporter: MASHGPIGQSTSTNSGEDLSSVRSAVRVASVAALGGLLFGYDSAVINGAVAAVQDDFHIGNAVLGFAVAAALLGAASGALTAGRLADQLGRIAVMKIAALLFLVSAVGTGLAPNVWIVVVFRIIGGIGVGVASVIAPAYIAETSPPLIRGRLGSLQQLAIVSGIFLSLAADWLLAHLAGGSREHLWLGLQAWRWMFIVMAVPAAAYGALAYTVPESPRYLVATHRIPEARRVLTLLLGQRQLDLVVARIQESLRAEKPPSWRDLRKPTGGLYGIVWVGFGLSIFQQFVGINVIFYYSNVLWEAVGFTESSSFTITVITSVTNILTTLIAIALIDKIGRKPLLLIGSAGMSVTLATMAVIFGAARLIDGKPHLEGAAGPVALIAANLFVVAFGMSWGPVVWVLLGEMFPNRIRAAALGVAAAGQWAANWFITVTFPALRNVLGFAYGFYALCAILSLLFVWRCVAETKGKQLEDMHPEAWHSGKLLQPGVVGGGGEECL, translated from the coding sequence ATGGCAAGTCACGGTCCGATCGGGCAGTCGACGTCGACCAATTCTGGGGAGGACCTCTCATCGGTCCGTAGCGCAGTTCGGGTTGCTTCAGTCGCCGCTCTGGGCGGTCTGCTATTTGGCTACGACAGCGCGGTGATCAACGGCGCGGTGGCAGCCGTTCAGGACGACTTCCACATTGGCAACGCCGTGTTGGGTTTCGCCGTGGCCGCTGCGCTGCTCGGGGCGGCATCCGGGGCGTTGACGGCAGGACGGCTCGCCGACCAGCTCGGCCGGATCGCCGTCATGAAGATCGCCGCGCTGTTGTTTCTGGTCAGCGCGGTCGGCACCGGCCTGGCACCCAATGTCTGGATCGTGGTTGTCTTCAGGATCATCGGTGGGATCGGCGTTGGGGTGGCGTCGGTGATCGCGCCCGCCTATATCGCGGAGACGTCGCCGCCGCTTATCCGCGGGCGCCTGGGCTCGCTGCAGCAGCTCGCCATCGTGTCGGGCATCTTCTTGTCACTGGCGGCCGACTGGCTGCTGGCGCACTTGGCCGGCGGCTCGCGTGAGCATCTGTGGCTGGGTCTGCAGGCCTGGCGATGGATGTTCATCGTGATGGCGGTGCCCGCCGCCGCCTACGGCGCGCTGGCCTATACGGTCCCGGAGTCTCCCCGTTATCTTGTTGCGACACATCGGATTCCAGAGGCTCGCCGGGTGCTCACGTTATTGTTGGGACAGCGGCAACTGGATTTGGTGGTCGCGCGGATCCAGGAGTCGCTGCGGGCCGAAAAGCCGCCGTCTTGGCGGGATCTACGTAAACCGACCGGCGGGCTGTACGGCATCGTGTGGGTGGGCTTTGGATTGTCGATCTTTCAACAGTTCGTCGGCATCAACGTCATCTTCTATTACTCCAACGTGCTGTGGGAAGCGGTCGGGTTCACCGAAAGCTCATCGTTCACGATCACCGTCATCACCTCGGTGACGAACATCCTGACAACACTGATCGCGATCGCGCTGATCGACAAAATCGGCCGCAAACCACTGCTGCTGATTGGGTCCGCGGGCATGTCCGTCACGCTCGCCACGATGGCGGTGATTTTTGGGGCCGCAAGGTTGATTGACGGCAAGCCGCACCTCGAGGGTGCCGCCGGCCCAGTCGCGCTGATCGCGGCCAACCTCTTTGTGGTCGCGTTCGGCATGTCGTGGGGACCGGTCGTGTGGGTGCTGCTCGGTGAGATGTTCCCGAACCGAATCCGTGCCGCCGCGCTGGGCGTGGCCGCGGCCGGGCAGTGGGCGGCCAACTGGTTCATCACCGTGACCTTCCCGGCGTTGCGCAACGTGCTGGGCTTCGCGTACGGGTTCTACGCACTGTGCGCGATCCTGTCACTGTTGTTTGTCTGGCGCTGCGTCGCCGAGACCAAGGGCAAACAGCTGGAAGACATGCACCCAGAGGCCTGGCACTCGGGAAAGCTATTACAGCCAGGTGTCGTTGGTGGTGGCGGTGAGGAATGCCTCTAG
- the hsaB gene encoding 3-hydroxy-9,10-secoandrosta-1,3,5(10)-triene-9,17-dione monooxygenase reductase subunit, which yields MSTPIDPQTFRQVLGQFCTGITIITTVHDEIPSGFACQSFAALSLDPPLVLFCPTKVSRSWRAIAASGRFCVNVLAEKQKHISARFGSKDPDKFAGIGWRPSQLGSPIIDGSLAYIDCTVASVHDGGDHFVVFGAVASLSEVPKVKPRPLLFYRGDYTGIEPDKTTPAHWRDDLEAFLTATTNDTWL from the coding sequence ATGTCGACGCCGATCGATCCCCAGACTTTCCGGCAGGTGCTGGGTCAGTTCTGCACCGGGATCACCATCATCACCACCGTGCACGACGAGATCCCGAGCGGCTTTGCGTGCCAGTCATTCGCAGCGTTGTCACTGGACCCGCCGCTGGTGTTGTTTTGCCCGACCAAGGTGTCGCGGTCCTGGCGGGCGATTGCGGCCAGCGGCCGGTTCTGCGTAAATGTATTGGCCGAAAAACAGAAGCACATTTCAGCGCGATTCGGATCGAAGGATCCCGACAAATTCGCCGGTATCGGTTGGCGCCCTTCGCAACTCGGTTCGCCGATTATTGACGGATCACTGGCCTACATCGACTGCACGGTGGCGTCGGTGCACGACGGCGGCGATCATTTCGTGGTGTTTGGCGCGGTTGCATCATTGTCGGAGGTTCCCAAGGTCAAGCCGCGGCCGCTGCTGTTCTATCGCGGCGACTACACCGGCATCGAACCGGACAAGACCACACCGGCTCACTGGCGCGATGACCTAGAGGCATTCCTCACCGCCACCACCAACGACACCTGGCTGTAA
- the hsaC gene encoding iron-dependent extradiol dioxygenase HsaC, which translates to MSIRSLGYLRIVATDVSAWREFGLKVLGMVEGKGSTEGALYLRMDDFPARLVIVPGEQDRLTEVGWECANAEGLQEIRNRLDVEGAPYKEATAAELADRRVDEMIRFCDPSGNCLEVFHGAALEHRRVVSPYGHRFVTAEQGLGHVVLSTRDDAEALHFYRDVLGFKLRDSMRLPPQFVGRPADGAPTWLRFFGCNPRHHSLAFLPMPTPSGIVHLMVEVECADDVGLCLDRALRRKVPMSATLGRHVNDLMLSFYMKTPGGFDVEFGCEGRKVDDHDWIARESTAVSLWGHDFTVGARG; encoded by the coding sequence ATGAGTATCCGGTCGCTCGGCTACCTGCGCATCGTGGCCACCGATGTGTCGGCCTGGCGTGAATTCGGCCTGAAAGTCCTCGGCATGGTTGAAGGTAAGGGCAGCACCGAGGGCGCGCTGTATCTGCGGATGGACGATTTTCCGGCCCGGTTGGTGATCGTGCCCGGCGAGCAGGACCGGCTCACCGAAGTCGGCTGGGAGTGCGCGAATGCCGAAGGCCTGCAAGAGATCCGGAATCGTCTCGATGTGGAAGGCGCGCCGTACAAAGAGGCCACCGCCGCGGAATTGGCAGACCGCCGAGTGGACGAGATGATCCGGTTCTGCGACCCGTCAGGCAACTGTCTTGAGGTTTTTCACGGCGCCGCCCTAGAGCATCGCCGGGTGGTCAGCCCGTACGGGCACCGGTTCGTCACCGCTGAGCAGGGCCTGGGCCACGTGGTGTTGTCTACCCGTGACGACGCCGAGGCGTTGCACTTCTACCGGGATGTGCTGGGCTTCAAGCTGCGTGACTCGATGCGGCTACCGCCGCAGTTTGTTGGGCGGCCCGCTGACGGAGCCCCCACTTGGCTGCGCTTCTTTGGCTGCAACCCGCGTCACCACAGTCTGGCCTTCCTGCCGATGCCGACACCTAGTGGCATTGTGCACCTGATGGTCGAGGTTGAGTGCGCCGACGACGTGGGTCTATGCCTGGACCGGGCGCTGCGTCGCAAGGTGCCGATGTCGGCCACGCTGGGCCGTCATGTCAACGACCTGATGCTGTCCTTCTACATGAAGACACCCGGCGGGTTCGATGTCGAATTTGGTTGTGAAGGAAGGAAAGTCGACGATCACGATTGGATCGCCCGGGAAAGCACCGCCGTCAGCCTGTGGGGTCACGACTTCACGGTCGGCGCCCGCGGCTAG